A region of Desulfobacterales bacterium DNA encodes the following proteins:
- a CDS encoding MOSC domain-containing protein, whose amino-acid sequence MAQIISLNISKNKGTEKEPVAMAVLRPDHGMEGDAHAGNWHRQVSLLARESIDRMNAKGFALGPGAFAENITTAGLDLPALPVGTRLISGKVELEITQIGKKCHSKCAIHARAGDCIMPREGIFARVITAGILHVDDTITIK is encoded by the coding sequence ATGGCACAAATAATCTCGCTGAACATCAGCAAAAACAAGGGCACGGAAAAAGAACCGGTGGCAATGGCCGTGTTGCGCCCGGACCACGGCATGGAGGGCGACGCCCATGCCGGCAACTGGCATCGCCAGGTGAGCCTGCTTGCCCGGGAAAGCATTGACCGGATGAATGCCAAGGGGTTTGCCCTCGGGCCCGGGGCCTTTGCCGAAAACATCACCACCGCCGGCCTGGACCTGCCGGCCCTGCCCGTGGGAACCCGGCTCATCTCCGGAAAAGTGGAACTGGAGATCACCCAGATCGGCAAAAAATGTCACTCCAAATGCGCGATCCATGCCCGGGCCGGGGATTGCATCATGCCCCGGGAGGGGATCTTCGCCCGGGTCATCACTGCCGGTATCCTGCATGTCGA